TCCTGAGTCATTTTGATGACTTCATCAGCAACCTCATTAGCTGTATCGCCAGTGATTGTCACCCTTACTTCATGCATTTTAGAAAGCCATTTAcggatattatttacttttgattCTAAATCACTTTGTCCAATACGACAATTTATCAATGCTGTTTTATCCCCTTTGAGTTGATTACGATTTTTCTCATCCTTATCCTGATGACTTTTTTGGTCATCTTTGAGAAACTGATTGGCTGTCATCATTTGGTACACAGGCCGCTGTGTTTTAGtatcaatatcaataatttttaccaatTTCAGGCCTCGTCTTTCACACATCTTGGAAGCTACATCTATAGTGACTACAGATACATCCTTTTCTAGTCCCAACAGTGTAATTTTCGGCTGTGGTGCTGTTTTGGGTCTAATCTTTTTTAGAGCACCTTCATTGTCAATCTCTAATCTATTTTTCTTGAATTCTAACGTCCGACAAAGACAAACATTGGACGCCGGTTGCCAGTTAATCGGCAGGCGGATCGCATACAGAGTAGTGGCTGCAAATCTCTTAAGCATCGTCAATTATTGGAATACaacgaaaaaatttaaaacaatataagaaaTCTGGTTTAGAGCGTAGTTTTAAAAACAGTTACAATATACGAGCGAAGCGAACACACGGCGGGTAACGaaatgataaatgttgtcaatattGATAACATACACACGCGCCAATACGCCACagagtatttagtattatttactcTATAACAAACACACAAGGTTCTTATCATTTTTGTTCTTGCTTAACAAAAACCGAGATAAAACACACGGTACCATTCACATTGGACAtcggttatatttttttatgtttttaaaaatagtacttAAACCCAATCATACCTGGCTTTTCTCTCCCATTTTTGCGTCTGTTCGTTTTTTTTGAGAACGAACGGAAGCCTGTTGGACACTATGATGAGCTTGCCGGAAGCGTGTGCAGACATGGTTGATGGTGGTGTTTGAGTGCGACGATGGACGCAGAAacgaaatattatgttatacctataatatcagAGTGACGATTGAAAAACAACGATTCGCCCTGACACGTCGCAAAGACACTGCACAGAGTGACTGATatctgttgttgttattattgttatttgatgtTTG
The Metopolophium dirhodum isolate CAU chromosome 7, ASM1992520v1, whole genome shotgun sequence DNA segment above includes these coding regions:
- the LOC132948072 gene encoding uncharacterized protein LOC132948072 yields the protein MLKRFAATTLYAIRLPINWQPASNVCLCRTLEFKKNRLEIDNEGALKKIRPKTAPQPKITLLGLEKDVSVVTIDVASKMCERRGLKLVKIIDIDTKTQRPVYQMMTANQFLKDDQKSHQDKDEKNRNQLKGDKTALINCRIGQSDLESKVNNIRKWLSKMHEVRVTITGDTANEVADEVIKMTQESSRVVQRREKGNTVKFQLLPPKKS